Part of the Sorghum bicolor cultivar BTx623 chromosome 1, Sorghum_bicolor_NCBIv3, whole genome shotgun sequence genome, TGGCCTAGGCATTTCATGTTCAGTTTATCAGTAGGTCCAAGGCTAACATCCTAGGACCCATCTCTATAAATAGCACATGCACATTTTACGGACGTGGTCTTCTTAGGATGTTGTTGCTCAACTCCGTAAATGATTGGCAGAGGCGGGTATTTATTTTGGGCCCATTGCCCATTTACAAAGCGGTTAAAAAATGTTCGTCTCTATCAATTAGGAAGTCAGCATAAAATCTTTTTTGTGGTAGCGCTATCTTAGCTCCATTGTTGTGTCGGAGAATGGCTGCTTCCTTTATTCTAAAATATAagatgttttatttttattttaaataaaCCTTTTAAAGCATTGGAGAAATTTATGGATAGTTTGAAATAGGGTATATATAGCTTGGAGAAATCCTAGATATCTCTACACACCACCATATCGTCGTTGCTGGAGATTAAGAGCCAGAACCCAATTGAAGTGTCTGATATGGACTGCTTGTTGTCCAAGGTGCCAGAACGGTCCACACGACAGACACATGTAGCAAGAATTTGAGACGCCATCAGGCATGGAATTGGCGATGCTAGGGCTATTTGACGTGAATGGCTGAACTCTTAGGGTTGTGCATGTCTTTGCCACTGGCGCTAGAGGTACGGACCGTCAACCCAATCCTGAGTCTCCGAATGTCCCACAGCCATAGCCCCAACCATATTGTGCGATTTCGAATGTCTTGGCAGAGCGCAACTAGACTAGGTTGGAGCAAGATGGGTAGTAGCAACTGCAAGAATTGTCAAGGAGATGGCATACGATGGAAGAAGTCAGtagaaaaataagaaaaatgtGGTGTCTAATTTCTGATTGACACGACAACATAAAGAAAAAGAGAGATAcagagacaaatttattaaattatactccctccatactaaaAAAAACCTGACGTTTTAGACATGATTACGGTAGCCAAGGAGTGATTAATTAGGGGGTATTTTTCCTTGTCTACCCCTATTAAATATGGTTGTTGGTGCACTATACACGAGAAAGTTCTGTTGTTGAGATGGCTAGTGCGTTGAGGGCCGAGTTGTGGGCCGTGAGGTGGTGGGTTTGATTCCTTGCCGAACAGACGCAGAGCGAGGGGTAAACCCGTCCAAGCAGAGTCACGCCAGCACGGAACGTCAGGTTTTCTGATTTCACGATTGGGGAGTCCAGAACGTCCAGTTTTttaatatggagggagtatagaaAGAGCAAAACATAGACACTTTTGCtagtagaaaaaataaaatgtgAAAAACCCCATAAACGAAAAAGGCACCAAACAGTAAATCAACGTTCATCGCGCATGatgaaacaaacaaaaaaaatccctGCATACTATACGATAAGAAAAAAGAAACGAAGAAAAAAAATGTAACAGACGTCCGCAGGAAACgctgaaaaaaaaaaataaacggaTGAAGTTGAAGGGTATTGCGGTTAATACAAAACCGGGTTCGGATTCATTAGGTGCGGCAGGAGCACGCCCCACGTATATAAACCGATTCGTATACAAACCGCCTGATGAATCCATATAAACCGAAGGCGTTCCATACTTCCCACCTGTGATTGattaataaataaacaaaaataaaaaaaaacgccTTGGTGAATCGACGTGGACGggatcaagatcaagatctaaGATGGTGTTGTCCCAGCTAAGCGGGAGCCTGAAAGGCGCGCTGTCGCGGATGTGCAACGCGACGTTGGTGGATCAGAAGGTGCTCGACGACTgcctgaacgagatctcccgcGCGCTCCTGCAGGCCGACGTCCGCTTCGAGACGGTCCGCCGCGTGCAGGCCAGCATCAAGAGCACCGTCAACCTGCAGGCGCTCGCCGACGGCACCAACAAGCGCCGCGTCATCCATCGCGCCGTCGTGGCCGAGCTGCGCCGCACGCTGGACCCCGGCAAGCCGTCCTTCGCCCCGACCAAAGGGAGGAAGCCCGCCAGCGTCGTCATGTTCGTCGGCCTGCAGGGCTCCGGCAAGACCACCACCTGCGTCAAGTACGCCGACTACCACCGCCGCCACAAGGGGCTCAGCCCGGCGCTGGTCTGCGCAGACACGTTCCGCGCCggcgccttcgaccagctgaagCAGAACGCGACCAAAGCTGGCATCCCGTTCTACGGCAGCCACACCGAGTCCGACCCCGTCAAGGTCGCCGTCGAGGGCGTGGACAGGTTCAGGAACGAGGACGCCTGCGACCTCATCGTCGTCGACACGAGCGGCCGCCACAGGCAGGAGGCCGCGCTCCTGGAGGAGATGCGGCAGGTCGCGGACGCCACGAGGCCCGACCTGGTCGTCTTCGTCATGGACGCCAGCATCGGCCAGGCCGCCTTCCAGCAGGCGCAGGCGTTCAGGCAGAGCGCCCCGGTGGGCGCCGTGATCGTCACCAAGATGGACGGCCACGCCAAGGGAGGCGGCGCGCTCAGCGCCGTCGCGGCCACGAAAAGCCCTGTGATCTTCATCGGAACCGGGGAGCATATCCCAGACCTCGAGGCCTTCGAC contains:
- the LOC8062240 gene encoding signal recognition particle 54 kDa protein 2 — translated: MVLSQLSGSLKGALSRMCNATLVDQKVLDDCLNEISRALLQADVRFETVRRVQASIKSTVNLQALADGTNKRRVIHRAVVAELRRTLDPGKPSFAPTKGRKPASVVMFVGLQGSGKTTTCVKYADYHRRHKGLSPALVCADTFRAGAFDQLKQNATKAGIPFYGSHTESDPVKVAVEGVDRFRNEDACDLIVVDTSGRHRQEAALLEEMRQVADATRPDLVVFVMDASIGQAAFQQAQAFRQSAPVGAVIVTKMDGHAKGGGALSAVAATKSPVIFIGTGEHIPDLEAFDAKSFVSRLLGLGDLSGLMEKIHGVPADDNRSPYQILEELTKENFTLRALRKLFRAMLSMGPLGQLVSMIPGLISDRFSEKEGQAKMKRYMTMMDSMTDAELDGTSTKLMNKSRINRVARGSGRPVREVVDMLEEHKRMAKMMSKLPNVKRPNDINHLVNAIPQPLLNQFGGNFGLQSLIRQMGAQN